The nucleotide sequence CGCGTCGGCGTCGCCGTACGGCACCGAGACGAAGCCGGGCGTGTACGGACCGAAGCCGTCGCGCGCCTCCGGGTCGCCGGAGAAGCTCACGATCGTCGTCGTGCGCCCGTGGAAGTTGCCGTCGGCGACGATGATCGTCGCCCGGCCCTCGGGCACCCCCTTCACCCGGTAGCCCCAGGCGCGTGCGACCTTGATGGCGGACTCGACCGCCTCGGCTCCTGTGTTCATCGGAAGCACCAAGTCGGCGTCGACGAGGCCGGCGAGCGCGGCCGCGAACGGCCCCAGCCGATCGTTGTGGAATGCCCGCGAAGTGAGGGTGACGCGGTCGAGCTGCGCCCGCGCGGCGTCGAGGAGCCGCGGGCTGCCGTGGCCGAAGTTCACGGCCGAATATGCGGCGAGGCAGTCGAGGTAGCGATTGCCCTCGACGTCGGTGACCCAGGCGCCGTCGCCCGTCTCGACGACGACGGGCAGCGGGTGGTAGTTGTGCGCGAGCGCGCCCTCCTCGACGGCGATCGCCGCCGCGGTGCGGGTCGAGGCGCTAGACATGGCCCGTCATCGCCGGAGCTCGAGGGTGCAGCACTTCACGCCGCCCCCGCCGAGGAGGAGTTCGGAGAGGTCGACGCCGATCGGGTTGTAGCCGCGGTCGCGCAGCTGCTGCTCGAAGCCCTTGGCGCGCGAGGCGATCACGACGTTGTAGCCGTCGGAGTACGAGTTGAGGCCGAGGATGGCGGCGTCCTCCTCGCTGACCAGGATCGCGTCGGGGAAGCGGGACCGCAGCGTCGCCAGCGACTCCTCGTCGAAGGCGCTCTCGAGGTAGGCGATGTTGGAGTGCCCGTCGACCGGCTCGGGATCGAGCACGGCGATCGCGGTGTCGAGGTGGTAGAAGCTCGGGTTGACGAGGTTGAGGGTCACGACCTCGCGGCCGAAGACCTTCGCCAGCTCCTGGTGCGAAGTCGAGTCGCTGCGGAATCCCGTCCCGGCCAGGATCACATCGCCCACGAGGAGGAAGTCGCCCTCGCCCTCGTTGATCTGCTCGGGGACGGCGACCTCGAAGCCGTGGTCGCCGAACCACTTCATGTAGGCCGGGCCCTCGGGCTGGCGCTCGGGGTAGGTGAAGCTGGCGCCGTAGGCCTTGCCGTCGAGCACGAAGCCGCCGTTGGCCGAGTAGACCATGTCGGGCAGGCCCTCGATCGGGTCGATGAGCTCGACGTCGAAGCCGAGGCCGACGTACGTGTCGTAGAGGGTCTGCCACTGGGCGACCGCGCGGCTGGTGTCGGTGGGGTCTTCCGGGTGCATCCAGGGGTTGATGCGATAGCTCACCGTGAAGAAGTCGGGTCGGCACATCAGGATCGTGCGATGCGTCGCCCGGCGCGGTGTCGCGGGGGCCTGGTCGGTGTCGGTCGCGATGCTCACGCCTGCCAGTCTCACACGCCGATCGCGCATTCTCGTGGCATCGTGCGCACGTCTGATGCTTAACACAGCGACTCGCGCAAGATTCGAGCACTATCGTCGTCGCGTGGACAATCTCGACTTCAGCATCATCGACCTGCTGCGCCAGAACGCCCGCGCCGGCTACGGCGACATCGGCGACGTCGTGGGGCTCTCGGCCTCTGCGGTGAAGAGGCGCGTCGACCGGATGGTGCACGACGGCGTGATCCGCGGCTTCACGGTGCAGGTCGACCCGGCGGTCGACGGGCTGGCGACGGAGGCGTACGTCGAGCTGTTCTGCCGCGGAACGGTGTCGCCGGCCGAGCTCCAGCGGATCCTGAGCACCGTGCCCGAGGTGGTCGACGCCGGCACCGTCACCGGCAGCGCCGACGCGATCGTGCACATGCGGTCGCGCGACATCCCGTCGCTCGAGGGGGCGCTCGAGCGCGTGCGGAACGCGCCGAACGTCGATCACACGCGCAGCGCGATCGTCCTGTCCAAGCTGATCAACCGGCAGCCCGCGTAGGGCCCGGCGCGGCGCGCTAGAACCGGAGTGCGGCGATGTCGGGGATCGGGTTGCCGAAGCGGTGCGCGGTGATCGAGAGCGACTGCTCGCGCAGGAACGGCAGGAGCTCGACGCGGCCCGACTCGGTCACCTCGTCGGAGTAGATCGCGACGTCGGGTGAGCCGGCGATCGCCTGCGAGAGCGCGTGCGCGGAGCCGCCGATCAGTCGGATCCTGAGCCCCCTGTAACTGCCCGCGCCGGGGCCGTCGAGGTGCGCGCCGGGGTCTGCCTGGAGCAGGGCCTGACGGTTGAACGCGACGGTGTTCTGCACGCCGAGGTTGAGCACGCCCGAGTCTTGAGTGGCCCGCACGATCATCGAGAGGTCGTCGTCGGGCGCCTGGTCGACCTGCCCCTGCAGCAGCCCGGCGGCGGCACGCGCCAGCCAGAGCCCCTCGTTCTCGACCGTGATGTCGTCGACGCGCACCGGGCTGTCAGAAGACCGCAGGAGCTGCACCAGAGTCGCCGGCAGAGGGTGCGCCGTGCTGATGGTGAGAGCCGACCCGGCCCGGGCCCCCGCCGCGACGAGTCGGATGAGGTCGGCCATGTCGCCGTCCGTGGCCAGCCGGATCGTGACGGGGTGCGGGAGGTAGCGGAAGACGTTGCGCTCGACGCCGAGGGCCGACGGGTCGACCGGCGAGGCGAAGCG is from Frondihabitans australicus and encodes:
- the ddaH gene encoding dimethylargininase, producing the protein MRDRRVRLAGVSIATDTDQAPATPRRATHRTILMCRPDFFTVSYRINPWMHPEDPTDTSRAVAQWQTLYDTYVGLGFDVELIDPIEGLPDMVYSANGGFVLDGKAYGASFTYPERQPEGPAYMKWFGDHGFEVAVPEQINEGEGDFLLVGDVILAGTGFRSDSTSHQELAKVFGREVVTLNLVNPSFYHLDTAIAVLDPEPVDGHSNIAYLESAFDEESLATLRSRFPDAILVSEEDAAILGLNSYSDGYNVVIASRAKGFEQQLRDRGYNPIGVDLSELLLGGGGVKCCTLELRR
- a CDS encoding Lrp/AsnC family transcriptional regulator is translated as MDNLDFSIIDLLRQNARAGYGDIGDVVGLSASAVKRRVDRMVHDGVIRGFTVQVDPAVDGLATEAYVELFCRGTVSPAELQRILSTVPEVVDAGTVTGSADAIVHMRSRDIPSLEGALERVRNAPNVDHTRSAIVLSKLINRQPA